From one Culex quinquefasciatus strain JHB chromosome 3, VPISU_Cqui_1.0_pri_paternal, whole genome shotgun sequence genomic stretch:
- the LOC119769407 gene encoding uncharacterized protein LOC119769407, which translates to MSNTNPIHSVQNTFELFADPVHFPITIGNENFIITQQDQRNILDRRTWYLTHIPNQLPPTQHPPLPQNDLPQLPQLLQQLVTILGQLQSGDGALPPEPFRFHYEKQTSTEDLAYHLRRIGLPMEPTTLVKHVHFVVDRTSRDKGTGTVDVTTLSPDENRMVCESDEGHAENSEGSREVVGGALDRIRRAKEAGGNFW; encoded by the exons ATGTCCAACACCAATCCGATTCATTCAGTTCAGAACACTTTTGAACTGTTTGCCGATCCCGTACACT TCCCCATAACGATCGGCAACGAAAACTTCATCATCACCCAGCAGGACCAGCGGAACATCCTAGACCGGCGAACCTGGTACCTAACCCACATCCCGAATCAACTGCCACCCACGCAGCATCCTCCCCTGCCCCAGAACGACCTTCCCCAGCTTCCCCAGCTGCTCCAACAACTCGTAACCATTCTGGGTCAGCTGCAATCGGGAGACGGTGCCCTACCTCCGGAACCGTTCCGATTTCACTACGAGAAGCAAACCTCAACTGAAGATTTGGCCTACCATTTGCGCCGGATTGGCCTGCCGATGGAACCAACGACCCTGGTGAAGCACGTCCACTTTGTGGTAGATCGGACCTCCCGGGACAAGGGAACTGGCACGGTGGATGTTACGACGTTGAGTCCGGATGAAAACCGGATGGTTTGTGAGTCGGACGAGGGACATGCTGAAAATTCCGAAGGGAGTCGTGAAGTGGTGGGTGGTGCGCTGGATCGAATTAGGAGGGCGAAGGAAGCTGGTGGAAATTTTTGGTGA